Proteins from one Faecalibacterium sp. I3-3-33 genomic window:
- the argJ gene encoding bifunctional glutamate N-acetyltransferase/amino-acid acetyltransferase ArgJ, whose product MQYKEVAGGICAPKGFAAAGVHCGIRANHSEKYDLALIKAEVRCAAAGVYTTNKVCGAPIKVDRAHLADGYAQAIVVNSGNANTCAANGVALAEECCALVGKALNIDEKDVLPASTGVIGQPMVIDPFARGIPAAAEKLAATAQGSTDAATAIMTTDTHKKEYAIQFELGGKVCTVGAIGKGSGMIAPNMATMLAFYTTDAAVSPALLEKALKTVVPGTYNQMSVDLDTSTNDTLIIMASGLAGNPEICEENADYAAFVAALTAIAEHMCAEHAGDGEGATHLITCEVTHAPDLKTARAVSRSVVCSNLFKAAVFGRDANWGRILCAIGYTPGDFSIDKVCVWLSSKAGEVYVCENAAYHPYSEDEAAKVLAEHDVLVKVDMGTGEASAKAWGCDLTYDYVKINGDYRT is encoded by the coding sequence ATGCAGTATAAGGAAGTTGCGGGCGGCATCTGCGCGCCCAAGGGTTTTGCCGCCGCCGGTGTCCATTGCGGCATCCGGGCAAATCACAGCGAAAAATACGATCTGGCACTGATCAAGGCCGAGGTGCGCTGCGCTGCTGCGGGCGTGTACACCACCAACAAGGTCTGCGGTGCGCCCATCAAGGTGGACCGCGCTCATCTGGCCGATGGCTATGCACAGGCCATTGTGGTAAACAGCGGCAACGCCAACACCTGCGCCGCCAACGGCGTGGCGCTGGCAGAGGAGTGCTGTGCACTGGTGGGCAAGGCGCTGAACATTGACGAAAAGGATGTTCTGCCCGCCTCCACCGGTGTCATTGGTCAGCCCATGGTCATCGACCCCTTTGCCCGGGGCATCCCGGCGGCAGCGGAAAAGCTGGCTGCCACCGCGCAGGGCAGCACGGACGCTGCCACCGCCATCATGACTACCGACACCCATAAAAAGGAGTACGCCATCCAGTTCGAGCTGGGCGGCAAGGTGTGCACCGTGGGTGCCATCGGTAAGGGCAGCGGCATGATCGCTCCCAACATGGCTACCATGCTGGCGTTCTACACCACGGATGCTGCTGTCTCGCCCGCGCTGCTGGAAAAGGCGCTCAAGACCGTTGTGCCCGGCACCTATAACCAGATGAGCGTGGATCTGGATACCTCCACCAACGATACCCTTATCATCATGGCATCGGGTCTTGCGGGCAACCCGGAGATCTGCGAGGAAAACGCGGATTACGCCGCCTTTGTAGCAGCGCTGACCGCCATTGCAGAGCACATGTGCGCCGAGCACGCCGGAGACGGCGAGGGTGCTACCCACCTCATCACCTGCGAGGTGACCCACGCGCCCGACCTCAAGACCGCCCGCGCCGTTTCCCGCAGCGTGGTCTGCTCCAACCTGTTCAAGGCGGCGGTCTTTGGCCGCGACGCCAACTGGGGACGCATCCTGTGCGCCATCGGCTATACCCCCGGCGATTTCTCCATTGATAAGGTCTGCGTCTGGCTTTCCAGCAAGGCGGGCGAGGTGTATGTGTGCGAGAACGCCGCCTACCATCCGTACAGCGAGGATGAAGCCGCCAAGGTGCTGGCAGAGCACGATGTTCTGGTCAAGGTGGATATGGGCACCGGCGAGGCAAGCGCCAAGGCATGGGGGTG
- the argC gene encoding N-acetyl-gamma-glutamyl-phosphate reductase: MKVKVFIDGSSGTTGLRIADRLAERPEIELLSISAEGRKDVHERAKVINSADLAFLCLPDAASKEVMPLLRPDVKVLDTSTAFRTDAAWDYGFPELKGQKEKIQNSYRVAVPGCYASGFISIARPLVELGLVPQSYPFSCTGISGYSGGGKKMIADYESPARPAHSKLDAPKSYGLSLGHKHLPEMQKISGLAHTPMFVPVVCDYYCGMQVLVPLDLTLAGTTAEAVAAALADYYKDAATVKVHGLNEPLPENGLYSNAMAGTDRMELYLTVNAAGDQMMLVSLFDNLGKGSSGAAVQCMNLMLGLEETKGLE; this comes from the coding sequence ATGAAGGTAAAGGTATTTATTGATGGCTCTTCCGGCACCACCGGCCTGCGCATCGCCGACCGTCTGGCCGAACGTCCGGAGATCGAGTTGCTGTCCATCTCTGCCGAAGGGCGCAAGGACGTGCACGAGCGGGCAAAGGTCATCAATTCTGCCGACCTTGCCTTCCTCTGCCTGCCGGATGCAGCTTCTAAAGAAGTCATGCCCTTGCTGCGCCCGGACGTGAAGGTGCTGGACACCTCCACCGCCTTCCGCACCGATGCCGCATGGGACTACGGCTTCCCGGAGCTGAAGGGACAGAAGGAAAAAATTCAAAACTCTTACCGCGTGGCAGTGCCCGGCTGCTATGCCAGCGGCTTTATCAGCATTGCCCGCCCGCTGGTGGAGCTGGGACTGGTGCCGCAAAGCTACCCCTTCAGCTGCACCGGCATCTCCGGCTACTCCGGCGGCGGTAAAAAGATGATCGCGGACTACGAAAGCCCCGCCCGCCCGGCGCACAGCAAGCTGGATGCGCCCAAAAGCTACGGCCTGAGCCTTGGCCACAAGCACCTGCCGGAGATGCAGAAGATCAGCGGCCTTGCGCATACGCCGATGTTCGTGCCGGTGGTGTGTGACTACTACTGCGGGATGCAGGTGCTGGTGCCGCTGGATCTTACCCTTGCGGGTACCACCGCCGAGGCCGTGGCTGCCGCCCTTGCGGATTACTATAAGGACGCCGCCACCGTCAAGGTGCACGGGCTGAACGAGCCGCTGCCGGAAAACGGCCTGTACTCCAATGCCATGGCGGGCACGGACCGCATGGAGCTGTACCTGACCGTGAACGCCGCCGGAGACCAGATGATGCTGGTCTCGCTGTTTGATAATCTGGGCAAAGGCTCCTCCGGTGCCGCCGTCCAGTGCATGAACCTGATGCTGGGTCTGGAAGAGACCAAAGGGTTGGAATAA